In Gemmatimonadaceae bacterium, one DNA window encodes the following:
- a CDS encoding PadR family transcriptional regulator: MRGFDADFSAFFGGGRGRRGPFGGGRMFDQGDLKLVILRLLDEKPRHGYEIIKALEDRSGGRYTPSAGAVYPTLTMLEDLGYAVATTEEGGKKVYTITDAGRAHLAEHRTVVDDLFDRVGQMGEAVFGDGVRPAREAMMHLAREFGAAMFNPRRTAEHAVKIGEILEGAAAEIRAVQRDDAAV; this comes from the coding sequence ATGCGGGGATTCGATGCCGACTTCAGCGCCTTCTTCGGCGGTGGCCGCGGGCGCCGCGGGCCGTTCGGCGGCGGGCGGATGTTCGATCAGGGCGATCTCAAGCTCGTGATCCTTCGCCTGCTCGATGAAAAGCCGCGGCACGGCTACGAAATCATCAAGGCGCTCGAGGATCGCTCGGGCGGTCGCTATACCCCCAGCGCGGGCGCGGTCTACCCGACGCTCACGATGCTCGAGGATCTGGGCTACGCCGTGGCCACCACGGAAGAGGGTGGCAAGAAGGTCTATACCATCACCGACGCCGGCCGCGCGCATCTCGCCGAGCACCGCACAGTGGTCGACGACCTGTTCGACCGGGTCGGACAGATGGGCGAAGCCGTTTTCGGCGACGGTGTGCGACCGGCGCGCGAGGCCATGATGCACCTCGCGCGCGAGTTCGGCGCCGCGATGTTCAATCCGCGGCGCACCGCGGAACACGCGGTGAAGATCGGGGAAATCCTCGAGGGCGCCGCCGCCGAGATCCGTGCGGTGCAACGCGACGACGCGGCGGTGTAG
- a CDS encoding DUF3179 domain-containing protein, with protein sequence MRRLLPFAALSLVLFELATVYFLMPFPGSQRMRSLSLAYTLWSWRWWVRAGLAVLMLAGVPAQWSSRARRWLVVAPLMLLAVGVPAFINLRIAADAVFRPPTVVRVVPSAQNRVAMDRLVVGVVINGEARAYPLQFIGYHHQVRDRVGGQELLVTYCTVCRTGRVYQPFIKGARQQFRLVGMNTFNAMLEDVETRSWWRQANGEAVIGPRKGVRLAEVPSRQVTLQQWLALYPQSGIMQADPAFVQAYANDYAYERGTSRRSLTGTDPRSWEEKSWVVGITIGGASRAYDWNHLQRHRVINDVLHGTPLVLALARDGASFFAFVRPSADMMFRLDGDSLVAGTAKYGFNGTGPHGTLAPLAASQEFWHSWRSFQPGTDQFPVPPREPGVRSAMRTPATSWPAAL encoded by the coding sequence ATGCGCCGTCTGTTGCCGTTCGCCGCTCTGTCGCTCGTGCTGTTCGAGCTGGCCACCGTGTATTTCCTCATGCCGTTTCCGGGCAGTCAGCGCATGCGCAGTCTGTCGCTGGCTTACACGCTCTGGAGCTGGCGGTGGTGGGTGCGCGCGGGGCTTGCGGTACTGATGCTGGCCGGCGTGCCGGCGCAGTGGAGCAGCCGTGCCCGGCGGTGGCTCGTCGTGGCGCCGCTGATGCTGCTCGCGGTGGGCGTGCCGGCATTCATCAATCTGCGCATCGCGGCTGACGCGGTCTTTCGGCCGCCCACGGTGGTGCGGGTCGTCCCGTCGGCGCAGAATCGGGTGGCCATGGATCGTCTGGTGGTTGGCGTGGTGATCAATGGTGAGGCACGCGCCTATCCGCTGCAGTTCATCGGGTATCACCATCAGGTGCGCGATCGTGTGGGCGGGCAGGAGCTGCTGGTGACCTACTGCACCGTGTGCCGCACCGGGCGTGTGTATCAGCCGTTCATCAAAGGCGCGCGGCAGCAGTTCCGACTGGTGGGGATGAACACCTTTAACGCGATGTTGGAGGATGTCGAGACCAGGAGCTGGTGGCGTCAGGCCAACGGCGAAGCGGTGATTGGTCCTCGCAAGGGGGTGCGGCTCGCCGAAGTGCCCAGTCGTCAGGTCACCCTGCAGCAGTGGCTCGCGCTGTATCCCCAGAGCGGCATCATGCAGGCGGATCCGGCCTTCGTGCAGGCGTATGCCAATGACTACGCGTATGAGCGCGGGACCAGCCGGCGATCGCTGACCGGCACCGATCCGCGTTCGTGGGAAGAGAAGAGTTGGGTGGTGGGGATCACCATCGGCGGGGCCAGTCGGGCGTACGACTGGAATCATCTTCAGCGGCATCGTGTCATCAACGATGTGCTCCATGGCACGCCGCTCGTGTTGGCCCTGGCCCGAGACGGCGCCAGCTTCTTTGCCTTCGTGCGTCCTTCGGCCGATATGATGTTCCGTCTCGACGGCGACTCGTTGGTGGCGGGGACGGCAAAGTACGGCTTCAACGGCACCGGGCCGCACGGCACGCTCGCGCCGCTCGCCGCGAGTCAGGAGTTCTGGCACAGCTGGCGGTCTTTCCAGCCCGGCACCGATCAGTTTCCGGTGCCGCCCCGCGAGCCCGGTGTCCGCAGTGCCATGCGCACGCCGGCGACATCGTGGCCCGCGGCGCTGTAG
- a CDS encoding dienelactone hydrolase family protein has translation MTTRAGERRWLASPRGAAWALLLVLCTACFNRAALPLPGSVLQHPVIEASASYVSDGAEIQVDVYRPEASARHHTILLLHSSAGIHDLGPQQITRYARTLASLGFTALVVHYFDGTGHFTASDDDERAYYWTWVRQVRDGISWALRQPYVHERQVELLGISLGAWIGVGVGAVDPRVHRVALIGSGLEPSVRDSLRHAPPALLLHGAEDDVVPIGDAQRLLQALRANRRTAQLHVYPHESHTLSDSASADALLRSVRFFRRAH, from the coding sequence ATGACGACGCGCGCGGGCGAGCGGCGTTGGCTGGCCTCGCCACGCGGCGCGGCGTGGGCGCTGCTGCTGGTGCTCTGCACCGCCTGTTTCAACCGCGCGGCCTTGCCGTTGCCGGGGAGCGTCCTGCAGCACCCCGTGATCGAGGCCTCCGCGAGCTATGTCAGCGACGGCGCCGAGATCCAGGTCGATGTCTATCGCCCCGAAGCGTCGGCGCGGCACCACACCATCCTGCTGCTCCACAGTTCAGCAGGGATCCACGATCTGGGGCCGCAGCAGATCACGCGCTACGCCCGAACGCTGGCCTCGCTCGGCTTTACCGCGCTGGTCGTGCACTACTTCGATGGCACCGGCCACTTCACGGCGTCCGACGACGACGAACGCGCGTACTACTGGACCTGGGTGCGGCAGGTCCGCGACGGCATCAGCTGGGCGCTCCGCCAGCCGTACGTGCACGAGCGGCAGGTCGAGCTGCTGGGGATCTCGCTCGGCGCCTGGATCGGCGTCGGCGTGGGAGCGGTCGATCCGCGGGTCCATCGCGTGGCCCTGATCGGATCCGGGCTCGAGCCCTCCGTGCGTGACAGTCTGCGGCACGCCCCACCGGCGCTGCTGCTGCATGGCGCCGAGGATGATGTGGTGCCCATCGGCGACGCGCAGCGGTTGCTGCAGGCGCTGCGTGCCAATCGACGGACGGCGCAGTTGCATGTCTATCCGCACGAGTCCCATACGCTGAGCGATTCGGCCAGCGCCGACGCGCTCCTCCGCAGCGTGCGCTTCTTCCGGCGCGCGCACTAG
- a CDS encoding HAD hydrolase-like protein gives MPEIPAVPAVTRATLGQLVERYDAILFDAYGVLVDASGALPTAPAAITALVNDRVPFLVVTNDASRSPERAADRLQRLGMPVSPHHILSSGMLIGPALIERGLDRARVVVLGTGDSAAYATAVGATVESPNPDSPADVLVVADEGGFNLLDVMDDVLSMVLRGCERGRPPVLLLANPDLVYPSGPGAFGFTAGSLAGMLERALQLLVGAHAPRFEVLGKPAAMHFETALARLGTRHAVMLGDTLHTDIAGAQGVGISSAIVLTGVTTEAQALAAGAHAPTYLLADLAG, from the coding sequence ATGCCTGAGATACCCGCCGTACCGGCGGTGACGCGTGCCACGCTGGGGCAGCTGGTCGAACGCTACGATGCGATCCTCTTCGACGCGTATGGCGTCCTCGTCGATGCATCGGGTGCCTTGCCGACGGCACCGGCCGCCATCACGGCCCTGGTGAACGATCGCGTCCCCTTTCTCGTGGTCACCAACGACGCCTCGCGGTCACCGGAGCGTGCGGCCGATCGCCTGCAGCGCCTCGGCATGCCGGTCAGCCCCCACCACATTCTCTCGTCGGGGATGCTCATCGGACCGGCGCTGATCGAACGTGGGCTCGACCGCGCTCGCGTGGTGGTGCTCGGGACCGGTGATTCGGCGGCCTATGCGACGGCGGTTGGCGCCACGGTCGAAAGTCCGAACCCCGACAGTCCAGCCGACGTGCTGGTGGTGGCCGACGAAGGCGGCTTCAACCTGCTCGACGTGATGGACGATGTGCTGTCCATGGTGTTGCGCGGCTGCGAACGCGGCCGCCCGCCGGTGTTGCTCCTTGCCAATCCCGATCTCGTCTATCCGTCGGGGCCAGGGGCGTTCGGCTTCACCGCTGGCTCACTGGCCGGCATGCTCGAGCGCGCGCTGCAGCTGCTGGTCGGCGCCCATGCCCCGCGCTTCGAGGTGTTGGGGAAGCCCGCCGCGATGCATTTCGAAACCGCGCTCGCGCGCCTGGGCACGCGCCACGCGGTGATGCTCGGCGACACGCTGCACACCGACATCGCGGGTGCGCAGGGGGTCGGCATCAGCAGTGCCATCGTGCTTACAGGCGTCACGACGGAGGCGCAGGCCCTCGCGGCGGGGGCGCACGCGCCAACGTACCTGCTCGCCGACCTGGCGGGATGA
- a CDS encoding DUF1697 domain-containing protein: protein MPNSHPSAAWMVAFLRGVNVGGNKRVPMSELKAIVEACGYSAARTLLNSGNVIFRAPRATTATAARRIRAGLADRCAVDTPVLVRTRAELARLIEANPLRHEAAAHPSAFLVMLFDGPITADLAARITSVPFTVERAAVGEDAVYFSLPAGISTSKPFEQLGRQLGAGVTSRNWTTMNTLLEMMGDA, encoded by the coding sequence ATGCCCAACTCGCACCCGTCGGCCGCCTGGATGGTGGCGTTTCTGCGTGGCGTCAATGTCGGGGGCAACAAGCGTGTGCCGATGTCCGAGCTCAAGGCCATCGTGGAGGCCTGTGGTTATTCGGCGGCCCGCACCCTGCTCAACAGCGGAAACGTGATCTTTCGCGCACCACGCGCCACCACGGCGACAGCAGCCCGTCGCATTCGGGCCGGGCTCGCCGATCGCTGCGCGGTGGATACACCGGTGCTCGTACGCACGCGCGCCGAGCTGGCCCGCCTCATCGAGGCGAATCCGCTCCGCCACGAGGCGGCGGCGCACCCGTCGGCGTTTCTGGTGATGCTGTTCGACGGTCCCATCACGGCTGACCTTGCCGCGCGGATCACGAGTGTGCCCTTCACCGTGGAACGCGCCGCCGTCGGTGAGGACGCCGTCTATTTTTCGCTGCCCGCGGGGATCTCGACGAGCAAGCCCTTCGAACAGCTGGGGCGACAGTTGGGGGCAGGGGTTACCAGTCGCAACTGGACCACGATGAACACGTTGCTGGAGATGATGGGCGATGCCTGA
- a CDS encoding beta-lactamase family protein — MRALSFFATVAAVALVGILPSATPIAAQVMVGRAPIAPATVFHPARLTRLDSTLKQWVRDQRIPGAAVLIVKDGHVVLDTAYGVRDIGTKAPLHSTDLFRLASQTKAVTSLAVLMLWEEGRFGLDDPIGRYLPEFRRHTVLTKFNPADSSFESRPTARRITIRQLLTHTSGIDYAQIGSEDMKAIYAKAGVTAGIDDHGTLADKMKILGSLPLKAEPGDRFIYSLSIDVLGRLVEVISGMSLDQFFRTRIFTPLRMKDTGFALDAAHAARLVALHEERDGKLTVSHTATSGSNPDWPAGKVTYFSGGSGLSGTTLDYARFLQLFLNGGELDGVRLLSRKTVEMMLTNQIGTMQPNFGLGFGLETEQNDSRSPLTIGSFSWGGAFNTTYWADPKEKLIALIYTNIFNSTVPLGDTFKTLVYSALK; from the coding sequence ATGCGTGCCCTCTCTTTTTTTGCGACCGTCGCGGCGGTCGCCCTCGTTGGCATCCTGCCATCGGCGACACCGATCGCCGCCCAAGTCATGGTCGGCCGTGCGCCCATCGCGCCGGCCACGGTCTTTCATCCGGCGCGACTCACGCGGCTCGACAGCACCCTGAAGCAGTGGGTACGCGACCAGCGCATTCCGGGCGCTGCGGTCCTCATCGTGAAGGACGGCCATGTCGTGCTCGATACCGCGTACGGCGTGCGCGATATCGGGACCAAGGCGCCGCTCCACTCCACGGATCTCTTCCGGCTGGCCTCGCAGACCAAAGCGGTGACCTCGCTCGCCGTCCTGATGCTCTGGGAAGAAGGGCGTTTCGGCCTCGACGATCCCATCGGCCGCTATCTCCCGGAGTTCCGTCGCCATACGGTGCTGACGAAGTTCAATCCGGCCGACTCGAGTTTCGAATCGCGTCCGACCGCGCGCCGCATCACGATCCGCCAGCTGCTGACGCACACCAGCGGCATCGACTACGCGCAGATCGGCAGTGAGGACATGAAGGCGATCTACGCCAAGGCTGGCGTCACGGCGGGGATCGACGATCACGGCACGCTGGCCGACAAGATGAAGATCCTGGGCAGTCTGCCACTCAAGGCGGAGCCGGGCGACCGCTTCATCTACAGCCTGTCGATCGATGTCCTCGGGCGCCTGGTGGAAGTGATCAGTGGCATGTCCCTCGATCAGTTCTTCCGCACACGCATCTTCACGCCGCTCAGGATGAAGGACACCGGCTTTGCGCTCGATGCCGCGCATGCCGCGCGCCTCGTGGCGCTGCATGAAGAGCGCGACGGCAAGCTGACCGTATCGCACACGGCCACGTCGGGCTCGAATCCGGACTGGCCCGCCGGCAAGGTGACCTACTTCTCTGGCGGTAGTGGCCTGTCCGGCACCACCCTGGACTACGCGCGGTTCCTGCAGCTGTTCCTGAACGGCGGCGAACTCGATGGCGTGCGCCTGCTGTCGCGCAAGACGGTGGAGATGATGCTCACCAATCAGATCGGCACGATGCAGCCCAACTTTGGCCTGGGCTTTGGGCTCGAGACCGAGCAGAACGACAGCCGTTCGCCGTTGACGATCGGCTCGTTCTCCTGGGGCGGGGCGTTCAACACCACGTACTGGGCGGATCCCAAGGAAAAGCTGATCGCCCTGATCTACACCAACATCTTCAACTCCACCGTGCCGCTCGGCGACACGTTCAAGACGCTCGTCTACTCCGCCCTCAAGTGA
- a CDS encoding zinc-binding dehydrogenase, whose protein sequence is MRAVRLVAPGQPVALHEIPVPPIGPHDVLVKVMAAGICHSDVHYRAGRSRVEPLPLTLGHEVAGEVVAVGEHVLRLNVGDRVCLHYLVICEQCEHCLAGREQFCVQGLMLGHFTDGGWAEYIAVPARNAVLLPDDVPYAHGAVMMCSSATSLHALRKGRLARGETVLVVGAGGLGQSAVQIARELGAAQVIAVDRDAAKLALAERFGAVTVNASGLSVSAVVEAVRAATGGRGVDVALELVGHGDTVQIALKSVAPLGRAVVVGLNDVTVPIDTYRDLIGREAELIGSNDHFLSELEELCAMARAGSLVLDDVVTAEVPLSAEAINGVLDALEEGRAPARTVVGF, encoded by the coding sequence ATGCGCGCCGTACGCCTGGTCGCGCCGGGCCAGCCGGTGGCGCTGCACGAGATCCCGGTGCCGCCGATCGGGCCCCACGATGTGCTCGTGAAGGTGATGGCCGCCGGCATCTGCCACTCGGATGTGCACTACCGCGCCGGGCGATCGCGGGTCGAGCCGCTGCCGCTCACCCTGGGCCATGAAGTGGCGGGCGAGGTCGTGGCGGTTGGCGAGCATGTGTTGCGACTCAATGTCGGCGACCGGGTGTGCCTGCATTACCTCGTGATCTGCGAGCAGTGCGAGCACTGTCTGGCCGGTCGCGAGCAGTTCTGCGTGCAGGGGCTCATGCTCGGTCACTTCACCGACGGCGGATGGGCGGAATACATCGCCGTTCCGGCACGGAACGCGGTACTGCTTCCCGACGACGTGCCCTATGCGCACGGGGCGGTGATGATGTGTTCGTCGGCGACGTCGCTGCACGCGCTCCGCAAAGGGCGACTCGCCCGCGGGGAGACGGTGCTCGTGGTTGGTGCCGGTGGACTGGGACAGAGCGCGGTGCAGATCGCCCGCGAACTCGGGGCCGCGCAGGTCATCGCCGTGGATCGCGATGCCGCCAAGCTGGCACTCGCCGAGCGCTTCGGCGCGGTGACCGTGAACGCCAGCGGCCTGTCGGTGAGCGCGGTGGTCGAGGCAGTGCGCGCCGCCACCGGCGGCCGCGGGGTCGATGTCGCGCTCGAACTCGTGGGCCACGGCGACACGGTCCAGATCGCGCTCAAGAGCGTAGCCCCCCTCGGGCGCGCGGTCGTGGTCGGCCTCAACGACGTCACCGTCCCCATCGACACCTACCGCGACCTGATCGGCCGAGAAGCGGAGCTCATCGGCTCCAACGATCACTTCCTGAGCGAACTCGAGGAGCTGTGCGCGATGGCGCGCGCAGGGTCGCTGGTGCTCGACGACGTCGTGACCGCCGAGGTCCCGCTCTCGGCGGAGGCGATCAATGGGGTACTCGATGCGCTGGAGGAAGGGCGGGCGCCGGCGCGGACGGTGGTCGGGTTCTGA
- a CDS encoding DUF1080 domain-containing protein: protein MRHLRPLALAALLVAAPLSAQSFAFANDAVGKEPTQFLPMVGNWVVTKDGGKNVLMVDGRIWKKGQPAGGLADKARAIYGAEHEEFIDNVKAFAYFPIAVNKAVPSFSNGTITVKFKMIGGALDRCGGILFNVKPNGDYLTVRFNGTEDNVVLWTFKNGVRSFVKRGTGSYPLELGTWNTLSVTVKGTDFKAYLNGQLAVEFTLPEPVSGKVGLWSKTDSMTLFDAFVVTPEGK, encoded by the coding sequence ATGCGCCACCTCCGACCTCTCGCCCTCGCGGCACTGCTCGTCGCCGCACCGCTGTCCGCCCAGTCCTTCGCCTTTGCCAATGACGCCGTCGGCAAGGAGCCCACTCAGTTTCTCCCGATGGTGGGCAACTGGGTGGTCACCAAGGATGGCGGCAAGAATGTGCTCATGGTGGACGGCCGCATCTGGAAGAAGGGGCAACCGGCGGGCGGTCTCGCCGACAAGGCGCGCGCGATCTACGGCGCTGAGCACGAGGAATTCATCGACAACGTGAAGGCGTTCGCGTACTTCCCGATTGCCGTGAACAAGGCCGTGCCGAGCTTCAGCAACGGCACGATCACCGTGAAGTTCAAGATGATCGGCGGTGCGCTCGATCGGTGCGGCGGCATTCTCTTCAACGTGAAGCCGAACGGCGATTATCTCACCGTACGCTTCAACGGCACCGAAGACAACGTGGTGCTCTGGACCTTCAAGAACGGAGTGCGTTCGTTCGTAAAGCGTGGCACCGGTTCGTACCCGCTCGAGCTGGGCACGTGGAACACCCTCTCGGTCACCGTGAAGGGCACCGACTTCAAGGCCTATCTGAATGGACAGCTGGCGGTGGAGTTCACGCTGCCCGAGCCGGTCAGCGGCAAGGTCGGGCTCTGGTCCAAGACCGACAGCATGACGCTCTTCGACGCGTTCGTGGTCACGCCGGAGGGAAAGTGA
- a CDS encoding ABC transporter ATP-binding protein produces MLSPTESLPLLHAERLHQAYGPVHALRDVSFIVPQGSVLGVIGPNGAGKSTALACLAGVAEPQQGRIRVAGRECRAAARRAQMFFLPDGIAPWDDQRAGWVLDFARDAYGATSDWRGALAEALSIDALVRQRLGDLSKGQRKRVLLAMAMLIPRAVTLIDEPFEGLDPRQARAFTGVVRTAAAAGRTFVLSIHSAGDAMRTCDAHLLLHEGRVLAHGPLPVLQETAQVGSDAGLEEIFLALT; encoded by the coding sequence ATGCTGTCGCCAACGGAATCCCTCCCGCTGCTACACGCAGAACGGTTGCACCAAGCCTACGGGCCGGTGCACGCGCTTCGCGATGTCTCGTTCATCGTGCCGCAAGGTTCGGTGCTCGGCGTCATCGGTCCGAATGGCGCGGGGAAGAGCACGGCGCTCGCCTGTCTGGCGGGGGTGGCTGAGCCGCAGCAGGGTCGCATTCGCGTTGCGGGGCGTGAGTGTCGTGCCGCCGCGCGGCGCGCGCAGATGTTCTTTCTCCCCGACGGTATTGCCCCGTGGGACGATCAGCGCGCGGGATGGGTCCTCGATTTTGCGCGCGACGCGTACGGCGCGACGAGCGACTGGCGCGGGGCGCTCGCCGAGGCGCTCTCGATTGATGCGCTTGTGCGTCAGCGACTCGGCGACCTCTCGAAGGGGCAGCGCAAGCGGGTGCTGCTCGCGATGGCCATGCTGATTCCGCGCGCGGTCACCCTCATCGACGAACCGTTCGAGGGGCTCGACCCGCGGCAGGCCCGCGCGTTCACCGGGGTGGTGCGCACGGCGGCCGCGGCGGGGCGCACCTTCGTGCTGTCGATCCATTCGGCCGGCGATGCCATGCGCACCTGTGATGCGCATCTGCTGCTGCACGAAGGGCGCGTGCTGGCCCACGGCCCGCTGCCCGTGCTGCAGGAGACTGCGCAGGTGGGGTCCGACGCGGGGCTCGAGGAGATCTTCCTTGCGCTCACCTGA
- a CDS encoding TonB-dependent receptor, with amino-acid sequence MSLISRQGFSVALVRGALFTAALALAAAPVSAQARGRISGTVKGATGAPVADATVSITTPARSSLTGSDGRYTLRDLAAGSYEVTVTAVGLASQRATVAVQAGQTATLDFSLKAGSILLPGYVVSATKQPIEANKVAGTVNFLTPEQVRTTPARETQDMLREISAIEMPRTSSQVGGTAQIVSIRGVDEGRTAVLLDGIPLNDAWGEWIDWNRAPRGSVERVEVFEGGGSNLHGNGAMGGVISLFSKPITPGSYRVSVDGGSRGGRHSFGTVGVPLTHGLTLGLTGDYGDGGGYQLVRKANAGPIDGESEAIVRNGIAKLEYAPSATFSVFATYQKFGDTRALGTPLTRARREDDAVTAGVNLGAADQGLLSLRGWTREMTERNVNSTLLTVNSVARAGERYNTTAEIPSQDRGVTVSWTRNHVLGFESVAAGGDYRFYGGHYVEQAYANNAANAKTTTIESGGDQALSGIFVSGVLAPMPQVRVELSARGDQWGNNNGYVIDASGRTAYDNQTRRAFSPRAGVRWQALSSLALHTAAYRAFRAPNLAELYRRQTSTSTISLPNPGLKPEYANAWETGLDWQPATFLQLKGTFYRADYKDFNTFVTTSATGVTPATRQRQNVTQTRSQGGEVYLAVIPVKGLTISGSLNYNDSKITDMGKATPTATLFKGSRVARVPTQKSTTRIAYDHPLLGTLTFLYRTEGIVTTFGNTFTLPSFRVADASYRRGVAGGVSVFGSVENIGNTEYFVGLSGAAASPIATLGLPRTVRVGVEVAR; translated from the coding sequence ATGTCATTAATCTCCCGTCAAGGTTTCTCCGTCGCGCTCGTTCGCGGGGCCCTGTTCACCGCGGCGCTCGCGCTGGCGGCGGCACCCGTCTCCGCGCAGGCGCGAGGCCGCATCAGCGGTACAGTGAAAGGCGCCACCGGCGCACCGGTGGCCGATGCCACGGTGTCCATCACCACCCCCGCCCGCAGCAGTCTGACCGGCTCCGATGGCCGCTATACGCTGCGCGACCTCGCCGCGGGCAGCTACGAAGTGACGGTGACCGCCGTCGGGCTGGCGAGCCAGCGGGCCACCGTCGCGGTGCAGGCGGGGCAAACGGCGACCCTCGACTTCTCGCTCAAGGCCGGCTCCATCCTGCTGCCGGGGTATGTCGTGTCGGCGACCAAGCAGCCGATCGAAGCGAACAAGGTCGCCGGCACGGTGAATTTCCTCACGCCCGAGCAGGTTCGCACGACGCCGGCGCGCGAAACGCAGGACATGCTGCGCGAGATCTCGGCGATCGAAATGCCCCGCACGAGCAGTCAGGTGGGCGGCACCGCACAGATCGTGTCCATTCGCGGCGTGGATGAGGGGCGCACGGCCGTGCTGCTCGACGGCATTCCCCTCAATGACGCGTGGGGCGAATGGATCGACTGGAACCGCGCGCCGCGCGGCAGCGTGGAGCGGGTGGAAGTGTTCGAAGGCGGCGGATCGAACCTGCATGGCAACGGCGCGATGGGCGGCGTGATCTCGCTCTTCTCCAAGCCGATCACCCCCGGGAGCTATCGCGTGTCGGTGGACGGCGGTTCGCGCGGCGGCCGCCACAGCTTTGGCACCGTGGGCGTGCCGCTCACGCACGGCCTCACCCTGGGGCTCACCGGCGACTATGGCGATGGCGGCGGCTATCAGCTCGTGCGCAAGGCCAACGCCGGTCCGATCGACGGCGAGTCGGAAGCGATCGTGCGCAACGGCATCGCCAAGCTGGAGTACGCACCAAGTGCCACGTTCAGCGTCTTCGCGACCTATCAGAAGTTCGGCGACACGCGCGCCCTGGGCACGCCGCTTACGCGCGCGCGGCGTGAGGATGACGCCGTGACCGCCGGGGTGAACCTGGGCGCCGCCGACCAGGGGCTGCTCTCGCTCCGTGGCTGGACGCGCGAGATGACCGAGCGGAACGTGAACTCCACGCTGCTCACGGTGAACAGCGTGGCCCGCGCCGGTGAGCGCTACAACACAACGGCCGAGATCCCGAGCCAGGACCGTGGCGTGACCGTGTCCTGGACGCGCAACCATGTCCTGGGCTTCGAAAGCGTGGCCGCCGGAGGCGACTATCGCTTCTACGGTGGCCACTATGTGGAGCAGGCGTACGCCAACAACGCCGCCAATGCCAAGACCACCACGATCGAAAGCGGTGGTGATCAGGCCTTGAGTGGCATCTTCGTGAGCGGAGTGCTCGCGCCGATGCCGCAGGTGCGCGTGGAGCTGTCGGCCCGCGGTGATCAGTGGGGCAACAACAACGGGTATGTGATCGATGCGTCCGGCCGCACGGCCTACGACAACCAGACGCGCCGCGCCTTCTCTCCGCGCGCCGGTGTGCGCTGGCAGGCGCTGAGCAGCCTGGCGCTGCACACCGCGGCGTATCGGGCGTTCCGCGCCCCGAACCTGGCGGAGCTCTATCGCCGCCAGACCAGCACCAGCACGATCTCCCTCCCGAACCCGGGGCTCAAGCCGGAGTACGCCAACGCGTGGGAAACCGGACTCGATTGGCAGCCCGCCACGTTCCTGCAGCTCAAGGGGACGTTCTACCGCGCCGATTACAAGGACTTCAATACCTTCGTCACGACGAGCGCAACCGGGGTGACACCGGCCACGCGCCAGCGCCAGAATGTGACGCAGACGCGCAGCCAGGGCGGTGAGGTCTATCTCGCGGTGATTCCCGTGAAGGGGCTCACGATCTCGGGGAGCCTCAACTACAACGACTCGAAGATCACCGACATGGGCAAGGCCACGCCCACGGCCACGCTCTTCAAGGGCTCCCGCGTGGCGCGCGTCCCGACGCAGAAGTCCACGACGCGCATCGCGTACGACCACCCGCTGCTCGGCACGCTGACGTTCCTGTACCGCACCGAAGGCATCGTGACGACGTTCGGCAACACCTTCACGCTTCCGAGCTTCCGCGTGGCCGACGCCTCCTACCGCCGCGGCGTGGCGGGCGGCGTGTCCGTGTTCGGCTCGGTGGAGAACATCGGGAACACGGAGTACTTCGTGGGGCTCTCCGGCGCGGCCGCGTCGCCGATTGCGACGTTGGGGTTGCCGCGCACGGTGCGCGTGGGGGTGGAGGTGGCGCGCTGA